The region TCCCAATCACCACCATCACCGGCGCTTCCCGCTTAATGGCATTGGCTTCATTGGCCTCCTGCGACAGCCATTGCGAAAACAGGTTAAACTCTGAGTCCACAGCCTCCTCCAAGCTATTGGTCAGGAAAACCTTGAAGCGCTTTTTGTTGGGGTTGGTGAAGCCTGTCTCGGTGAGCAAGATGTCGAGTTGCAGGTGCGCCATGGCATAGCTTGTCATGAGCAATTCGAAGCCATTCAAGCGGGGCAAAAGATCGTTTTCGACGTACTTGGGCCATATTCCCGCTTGGTTTTCAAAGCGTTTGTGGATGTGCCGGATCACCTCCGCCAAGAAAGTCCCTGTGCCTGTGGCGGGGTCCAGGATTTGCACCTTGTGGACTTCTTGCTCGAGGATTTCGTCCTTGACTGCCGAGCGACGGTCAGCGGTGGCCTTGGATTTGACTTTTACCTTGATCTTGGTTTTACCTGTGTCGGCCAAACCCATCGGCAATCCAAACTCGGTCTTGAGAATGTCGTCCACGGCCCGCACGATGAAGTTCACGACGGGCTCGGGGGTGTACCAAACGCCGCGCGCCTTGCGCAGGGAAGCATCGTAGTTGGCAAGGAAGGTTTCGTAAAAGTGAATGACGGGATCCTCCTGCTTGGTGCTGCGCCCAAAGCTGCGCATGATCTTGGCAACGTCGGTTGCAAGAAAAATTTGCACCAAGTCATCGACCAACCAAATGATGCGGGTATCCAAGTCATAGCCTGCAATGGACTGAAAGAGCTTGCGCAGGAATGGATTGGAATGCGGGATCAAGTTTGCAGCCTCCTGCCGACTGAAGTCGTGCAGGGTAGGGTCGTGGTACCGCGCTGCAAACATGCCGTAGGCGATGGTCTGCGCATACATATCTGCAAAGGCCTTGTGCGTAATGTCATGCACCAAGACCTGCTGAAAGCCGATAAACTGATCCTTGAGCTGCGAGTTTTCCTGGGTTTCTTCGTCGGAATCCAAGGCTTTTTCGATCACTCCCGCAAGGAGTTTGGCTTTGCCCGCCATCATCTCGGCGAGTTTCGTCGGGCTTTTGATGGACTGCGTGACAACCCTTGCAAAATCCTTGATCAGCTGCACAAAGGTTTCAAAGTTCTCGGGCAGGGCGACAATTTTGCCGTCTTTGATTTCGGCAATTTTGACCGTGGTCGTAAGCTGCCCGTCCCTGTAAAAATGGAAGTCCAAGTAATCGGTGAAAACGAGATTGGTCAGCGAGGCCTTGTAGCGTTCAAACTGCTCCTTGAGTGACTTGGATTTGAGGTCGATGCCAATGTCCTTGGCTTCGATATACCCGACGGGAATGTCTTTGCGCGTGAGGATGTAATCGGGCGCGCCGCAGTCGATGCGGGCGGGTTCGTTGGTGACAAGCACCCCTTCGAGCATGGATTCCAACAACTGCTGCAAGTCGCCGCGGTAGGCATGTTCGCGGGAAATCCCTGTTTGGAATCTCACATTGAGGATGTCGATGTATTGCTGTACGTTCATCTTGATCTATTTGGGCACACGGCATTTGCCGATGTGTCGAAAGTTAGTCAGATTCTTTATCCCAATCCAGCACGGTACAAGAAAAACCAATCCCCATAAAAACAGCAAAAGCCCTAATCGAGGGCTTTTGCAAAAGGAAACATCAATGCAGGAACGTTTTTCAAGTTTCAGAGCTCCACCGGCACTGCGCGCAGGCGGATCGGGAAGTTTGCGGTTCTGTTTTTTCTTGTGTCTCAGGTCGGAAGTCCATCGGCACTGCGCGCCGAATGACTAGGCGCTTGTTGCGGTTTTAGAGGGTGGTGTTGGGGCCACCGTTGCCGGTGCCGCCGCCATTTCCATCGCCGCCGCTGCCATCACCGCCGTCGCCGTTACCGCCGCTTTCAGCGCCTCCCCCGTTTCCCTTTCTTCCGGGGCGGTCAAACAGCTTCATGAGGTTGTCCCAGAGCGTTTCAACACCTGGCTTCTTGCGGCGCATCGCTACTTCGGTCAGGGTTTTGACGATCAGGCCCTCGTCGTAACAGATGCCGCCAAGGAGAAGGGTCGTGTCATTCACCCCTTCGGTAAGGGATTCCAGTTTCGTGAGCATTTCACGCATGGCCTTGAAGTCAAAATTGTTCCGGGCGATCTTGTCGCGCATGTCGGTAGAGATTTCAAGGAGCGTCGTGTAATTGGCCGTGTAATCCCGGGTGAGATCTACAAACGGTTGACGCCCTTGATCGACAGCATTGACCGACTGACGGTCCTCGGGATCGAGCTTGATCACAAAATCAAGTTCGGCTTCCAATTGCAACAGGAGTTGCATGATCCTGGTGATGCGCACTGCATCCAAGCCAGTAACCAAATCATTGGGTAACATAGGTCTAAAAATTAAAGTGAAGGTTTGCAGGGGTTTATTCCTGCGTGGCTAAGCAAGAGCCTCGGGTTTAAAGAGGCATAAAGAACGGTAACACTTGTGCTGGCCAGCGAGGTGTTGTGTCGCATCCTGTGTCAAGGGTTAGTTGCCTCAGGAGAACAAAACAAAGCTAAAACAGAAAAAAACTCCGCGCAGCAGGAATGTACGAACGGGCACTCTGGAAGGACGAAGTGGTCGTTTCACTTAACGAACGGGCATTTTGGGCTATGCCCAAATCCTCGCTCTCACACGCTGACTCACGCTGAAAACAGCCTCTTCTCGATGATTCCAAGCCCTTTCACACCGTGTCTCCTTTCCACTTGGCGGTACCAAGTGCTGCAACCCCTTTAGGACGAACGGTCCATATTCTGGACGAACGGTCCATATTCTGGACGAACGGGCAGGGGGCCGCTAGCGCGGCGTGCGCGTGTGATGCGTGAGCGCGGAGACTGGAAATTGCGCCTGTATGCCTATTAAAGCCTCTATAACTTCGCGCCAGGTTATTTTCCATTCATCACACCGATGCCCAATACCCACACCGTTACTGGATAAACGGGCAGTTTGACGGATGAACGGGCAGAGGGCCGCTAGCGCGGCGTGCGCGTGTGAAGTGTGGAAACTGGAAATGGTGCCTGCATCATTTGTAAGCCTAAATGGCCGCACGCCCTATGAATTACTCTTCGCCACACCGTTGCCCAAAACTCACACCGATTTTGCCTGAATGACTTCTGAAGTAGATCGAATGACTTGTTGGGGTCCCCCGAATGACTTCCAAGGCCATTCGAATGACTTCCGAAGTCCCTCGAATGACTTCCAAGGCCATTCGAATGACTTGTTGGGGTCCCTCGAATGACTTCCGAGGTCCCTCGAATGACTTCCAAGGCCATTCGAATGACTTGTTGGGGTCCCTCGAATGACTTCCAAGGTCCCTCGAATGACTTGTTGGGGTCCCTCGAATGACTTCCAAGGCCATTCGAATGACTTCAGAGGCCATTCGTTCCAGTTCAGAAGTCATTCGATCTACTTCCAAGGTCATTCGAATGACTTCCAAAGTCCCTCGAATGACTTCCAAGGTCCCTCGAATGACTTCCAAGGTCCCTCGAATGACTTCCGAGGTCCCTCGAATGACTTTCGAGGCCATTCGAATGACTTCCGAGGCCATTCGAATGACTTCCGAGGTCCCTCGAATGACTTCCAAGGCCATTCGAATGACTTCAGAAGTCATTCTGGACGCAATGGAGGCCGATTTTGGTTTTTGGGAGGGTTTTGCTTTCTTTCTGGAAGTTGGAGATTTTGGGATGTGTTTTTCGGCATCCGCCCATGGGATTCCAAAGTAAGAATCCGTAGTAGGGCAGTGCATGGGAGGCTTCAAAATCTCCCTTCGTTGCCAATCCAAACGCTGGATAGCTACACTATCGACCAAAAATGTGAGATGATTGTTGCCAATTCCCGAAACCTCCTTATCTTCAAGGCCTCAACCACTTTAGAAACACGATTAAGGGTAGTAACCGCTCTTTCTGACAAACCGACCGTCTCGGTTTCTGCTGTATTTTTTTTAATCGCAACACCTTCTAATTCACCACGAACGTGATTCCTGAAAATTCAGTCAATGCTCCCAAGCAACAGCAACCCAAGGAAAACCAAGGGGAGCACGAAGATATATGGTCATCGGGCTTTGAAACCAAGGCCGGCGCTTTTGCTTCGCCGCCTCCGATGCAGTTGACAGCAAATGCGGCGGAGCCATTGGGGCAGGTGGTTCAACGCAAGGGAGGCCTCACGCCCGAGCAAATGGCCTTGATTGCTTCGTTTGGCATGCAAGGCGCGGTCAGCCAATTGTCAGAAGCCGAGCAAACGAATCTTGCAACGTTCTTGGAGGGCTTTCAGTTATACAGCCAAGCCTCTTTTGGCCCAAGCGGCGGCATCGAACGAACCTACCAAGCCGAAGGTCAAGGCATGCAGCTTGCCATCGAGCAGTTGCCCGGCAACCAAGTCAAAAAAACGGTACACTATTATAAAGGTAGTTTCCAGTTTCACCATGAAACCATCGAGACCCAAGCCGATGGTCCCGAAGGTGCAGCTTCTGAAAATGAAGAGGCCCTGACCGTCGAATTGCCGACGACATTTACAGAATCCGTCTTCGTTCCGGGCAAGGGCATTGTCTCCGTCGGTACGGACGACCTCTTTAAAACCGAGGCAAGCACTCCGATCGGCGTAGAGGCCGCAACCCCGACTTTGGACCGCCATCTGCGTTACCGCCGCGAAATCGAAGTCAAAACTGCCGATGGCCGTGAGATTTTGATTCAGGTTGTGGGCCGTACGAATCTTGCCAAGGGCAACAAAGATGCTGCAAGTCTTGCCATCAAGGGCGATTCGCAGTTGGAAATGCGGATGCTTGTCAAACGTTGGGACGGCGCGACGAGCTTTGAGGAATCCTTCGGGAAGGGCAATTCGCTGAACGAAGCAATTCCCACCTGCGCGGCCGACGGCAACTTCGCCGAACTGCTGCTGCAACCCGGCACACCCGACGAAGCATTTTTGGACGCCGCCATTGCCAAAGCCAACACGCTCTTGCCTGCCTTGGGCAAACCTGAGCGGGAGGATAAGAAGCAAATTGGAACATTTGAACAAGAGGAGGGCGATCCGAACTCCGTCAAGACAGACAAGCAATTAGCCAATCCTGAAATCGTAGATCCTATCGGCCATGCCGAAAAGAAACCTGAGTTAATACCATGGAACGAAATGACCATGGAGGAGAAGCGGGAAGAAGCTTGGGAAACCTTCAAGGAGGCTTTTTCTTGGACGGAATTGTTGATGGAAATCTTGGCAGGGGTTGCCATGATGCTCATCGCCATCATTGGTGTAAAAATGATCGGACCAGCGATGATGGTATTCTTGGGAGGCCTCGCAATCGCAATGGGACTTTGGACCATTATTGCACCCTATCTCGATGGAAAAAGCACCTCCGTGGTGGAATGGATCAAAGGGGGGCTCTTGATTATCGGCGGTGCGGCCTTGATCGTATCGGCGGTCGTCACCTCACCGGGCTGGGCTCCAGTGGCAGGCGGTATTGCATTGACCGCATTTCTATTGTATGCCATCGTCGAACTGATCAATTCGAAAATGATCTATGAGGAGGCCATTGTAGCACCGACCCGCGAGGAAATGCAAACGAAAGTCAAAGCATCAGCAGTAGAGGCCAAAAATGGAGTACGGGACTTGACGTTGGGTTTCATGACCGGTAAGAAAATGGACAAGGGTGTAGATGCGCTTTTGGAGCCATTTACTAAAGGTGGCACTAGCCCGACGGAGTCAATTTTCGCCAACGAAGAGTCTGGCGGTTTGGGGGCTGCATCTGCAGATGAGGCCGTGCCCAAACAGGTGGAGGAGCCTATGGCTGCCAAGGAGGAAGAAGCTTTGATCCCTAAGAAGGAGGAAATTGAAGAGGTCGGTGGAATTCAGAAGCCGACCCCTTCGCCTCAAATGGATGACGTCTATCTCATCCAGAAGGGTATCGTGGACCAAGTCAAAAATGGTACAATCACGCTCAAAAACAGGCGGCAGAAGGGAAATTTTGGCGAAATGGATGTTGACGTAGCCTTGACGGAGATTGGTTTGAAACCATTGGGGCGTCGAATCACAGACTTGGATGCACATACAGAGCATGGAATCGACCATGTATATTTCAAGGAAGGCCCGCCACCGCTAACTTTGGTCGTTGAATCGAAATTCGGCACCTCCAAGTTGAGTAAATTGGCCGATGGGACACGCCAGATGAGTGATGTTTGGATAGAAGCGAGACTCCGTGCAGCAGTTGGTGAAAGGAAGAGTACAGAAATACTCAACACTGGATATGAATCGGTTCTGGCAAAAGTTGATGGTGGTGGAAACATTACCTACCTACTTTTGGACGCATCTGGAAAAGTCGTCGGAAAATTTAACCCGTAAGAATCTCCATTTCTAAGTCCTATTTTGTTGGTTGACGGATTTGTAAAGAGTAGACACATGAGAACAGCATTTAAGTCAGAGGCGTATTTTGATCGATTTTTGGCGGAATCCCTTGAAATCTTTGAGGAAACCAAGGCAAAGCTGGGAGCAGGAGAAATTCGATCAGATCGTATACCGGCAGTAAGAAGATCGTTATTTAGGCATTCGTTACATCGTTTGATAGCGAACTATTCCTATGGTGTATCAATCAAAGAACTAACACCAATGTATCGAGAGTCGCTTTCTTTGATTTCCATTTGCTGGCCAGATGACGGCTCAGAGGACATGCCAGACTACCTGAAGGATTGGTACGTCAAGATGCTTTGGATGCTTAGCTTCGGTATATTCCTTAACATTTCTGACGAGGACTTTGCCAAGATTGTCAGCGTCTGGGACAAAACGGGGCGCCAAGATTGGTTGATTGACTATTTAATTGCTTATCGCATTCCGGATCGCCCCATCGTAGATACCCTGATCTTTCCCAAACCGTACGCTGCTCTTAAAAAGGCGGTCGATGAATCCGATCCACACAAACGCAGTGCGATTGTGAAGCATTACCTTGAAAAGGAATGGTATTCTGGACAAAAGGGGGTCTATTGGTACGAGGACCACAAAAATGTTCACGATATATTTTTTGGCTACTGGAGCTTTGAATCCGCCGCCGTTGTGAAAATTGCAGGTATCGACGACAGCAGTTTCCGTGACAACATGTATTATCCGAAGGATCTATTGTAGGGGGGTGATATGTTTGAGCGTTTTTTTGCAGCGCATCCTCAGTTCCAAGTCGCCGCACGGCCTGAATTGTCCATGGTCCAATCCTACGAGGGTCGACTCCCATCCGAGATTTTGGAATTCTGGAAAGCATTTGGCTTTGGTACCTTCATGAATGGGTACCTGAAGATGGTCGATCCTAGTTTGTTCCAAGATTTCATGCGATCCAGTTACAACGTGTTTTTGGAGCCGGCTACTGTCTTTGCGGCAACCGCATTCGCAGATCTCTTGATTTGGGAGGGCGACTGTGTGAAACAGATCAATTACCGCACTGGATCAACAAAAATCCACGGGGACAGCATCGCAGCATTTTTCAATTTAAGATTAGCGAGGTGGGACATTGTTGAGCTGTCTATGCAGGCCAAACAATTCCGCCCCGCCGTCGAGCGCCTTGGCGAGCCAGCCTTTGACGAGTGTTTTGCCTACGTGCCTGCGCTCGCATTGGGCGGTTCCGAGAAGGTTGAAAACATCCAAAAAGTGAAGCTACGGGAGCATTTGTCGATTTTGTCTCAGATTGTTGGGGTGATCGAGTAGTTCAAGTCACATGTTTGGAAGATTCTTCACCGCACATCCAGCGTTTCAGATCGTCCAAAAGCCGGATCGGGAGCTGATAGAATTGTATCGTTTGCGGGTTCCAGATGATCTTCTTGAATTTTGGAAGCAATTTGGCTTTGGAAATTTCATGAATGGGTATCTAAAGATCTTGCATCCGTCAGTTTATCAGGGTTTTATGCAGGCTACCTATTCAGTCTACAAAGAGCCGACGATCGTCTTTGGAGCAACTGGATTCGGAGATTTGTTGATTTGGGAGGGTGAATATGTGAAACAATTGAACTACCGACTCGGGACTACTAAAAACTGTGGGAGCAGTATCGAAATGCTGTTCGATGTAAGATTCGCGAGATGGGATGTTGTTGAACAATCGATGCAAGCGAAACAATTCCGCCCCGCCGTCGAGCGCCTTGGCGAGCCTGCCTTTGACGAGTGTTTTGCCTACGTGCCTGCGCTCGCATTGGGCGGTTCCGAGAAGGTTGAAAACATCCAAAAAGTGAAGCTACGCGAGCATTTGTCGATTTTGTCGCAAATTGTTGGGGTGATTGAGTAGGGGGAGTAAAATTGAACTAATCATTCAATCGCCTGTCATTGAGTAACTCGGGAACAATTCGCTCGAGCAGACCGCGACTTGTCAGCACACATGTTGCCCTTTCGAAGGATTCAATGGCGCAGCAGACCAAATTCTCTGAAAATCTTCCGAATTTGCAATCCGACGCCCGCGTTTTGTACAAGAAAATCAACGGAAAAGACTTCGAATAATCCCATGGAAGGCCCCAATTACACGCTGCCGGAAGATATTCTGGCAGAAATCAACCTCCTCGCCGAGACCGAGGCGGATCGTCTGGCATTGATCCGAATGGCGACCTTCTTGTCAGGCCGGCCGCAACTTGCCCGCGCACACGTGGCCCTTTCGCAGGGTTCGATGGCGCGCCTGAACAAAGTCTTTGAAGATTACCCGATTTTGGAGGGCGATGACCGCGATGTGCTTATGATGGCCCATGACTCGGTCGATTACGATGCCGGTTATTTCATCGAACCGTTTGACGTGATTAAATTGCGGCCAAGAAAAACACCCCTGCGCAAAATGAAAACTGCTCCGCTTGCAAGGCTGATCGATCTCACGATGGATCCCGAAGATGGGAAAAAACTCAAAGCCTTTCTCGGGGGGCCGGCACTACAGCCCAATCCCGATTCGGATGCGTGGCTGACGCAGGAATTGGTCGATTTTTTGGCAACGGAGAAGTTGTACTTTTTTGGGTTGCTCGATTGGAAAGAGGATCAGCGCGAACTCGCCACCTTCATCCAATCGGCCCTCGTTCGCAATTTTGATTTGGACATTGTGTTCAGTCCACCCTGGAATTCAGCCGAATGGCGGGCAATCGACCTGTCCTATGCCTTTTATGGGGAAATCCTCCGACCCTTTGAAATCGCACTCTGTCATTTGGACATTGATTCTGACAGCTATCAACCGATGCTTGTACGCGCGAAAGATGTTGAGATCGCCCAGCAAGCCGTGCAGGAACTTGGCTTTGAACTGAAGCCTTGGACGACAAGTTGGTGATTTTTGGTTTGGAAGGGAAGGATCTGGATTGCTACCCTTGTAGAAAGCGGTGATCATTCCCCCTCCCCATTCGCTGCCAAGACCAACTGCATCAACTGGCTCGACGCTTCCTTGGCACGCGTGAGGGAGGCCTTGCCGGTGTACACGTAGGAATAGGTCATGGAAATCATGCGGTTGCGAATGACCATCAGGCCGTTGACTTGCACGAAAAATTCTGGATGGCCTTTGTCGTCGATCAAATGGGCCACGCTCAGAATGCCGCGGGCACGGGGGGCGGCACGAAACCGTTCGACGAGGAAATTGTCCCCGAGTTCGTAGTGGATCCCGATATTTTCGACACGGTCGATCGTCCAGAGCCAAACCCCGTCGAGCATGGTTTTGGTGAGTTCGCTTTCCCAGACCTCGAGTTTTTTGTCGTCAAAAATAACATCTGCCGCGGAGGTCGCTGCAAAAAGGATGAGGCTTTCGATATACCCATCGGTGGCAGTATCTGCGAATGCCCTCCATTCGGCCGAATCGACAAAGTAGGCCATCACCAGCTGATTTTCGTTGGCAAACAGGCTGTCGAGCAAGGTCGAATCCTTGACCTCCAGCATCCCCGGCGGTTGCGGAATGCAGATCCAACTGTTTCCCACCGCAGCGCCGGGTTGGCAGCGTTGGTCATCCGACGGCAGGCGCTCGACGTAGGAAATATCCTGTTTTTGGTTGGGGGTGCAGGAAAAGAATAGGAGGGAAAGGAGGCTGATCCACAACAGCGAGAGGAGCATTCTGCGGAGATGTTGCGGGGGATTCATGCGTTTTTTCGGGCGGATGGTATTTTTGAATGTGAAGGTAAGTGATTCCGCCTCAGCGGGGGTAAACTAGGGCAATACAAACGGACGAAAAATTGTAGCTCGCCCTTCGCCTCGGCCTCAGGCCGCGGCGAAGGGCCGAAAAATCTCGTGCGACCGGATCGGTCTACCATACTTTACCCCCTACGGGGCAGACAGATCCGATTCTCTGTCCGACATTCAATGCGATTCCACCATGTCCCCATAGCCGGCATCGACAAACCGCTTCCGAATTTCCGGTTCGGCATCCATGGGATAGTTTTGCGGGTCGAGTTTCCAGGCAGGGAGGGCCCGGAAGCCATTCGTTTTGAATTGCCAGCGCTGGATTTGGTACCGTGGCGCCTCACCTTCCTGACAATATTCGCCCTCTGGATCGGGGACGCTGTAGGTGAGGGTAGGCAATAGCGTTGGGACGCGGTTGAGGGTGCTTTTTTGGTTTTTATGGAATGTTGGCTATCTTAGCATCTATTCCACGCCGCAAACGTTCATCGAAACGAAAGAGCCTGTTCTTTTTCCATCGCAACCGCATCGCCCATCAAATTTTGAAATGTTGAAGGCGCTTGTTGTCGATGAATGGAATCTAATTCGCTTCTACTTGTAAAAAACTCACGCCTTAAAGTCAATAAACACAATGAAAGACCAAGCGCAGCCCACATCTCAACCCAAATCGAGTACCACTTCTGCCTTTGATTCTTCCGAATCAATGGAAGGAGGCACTTATCTGTCACCTCCTGCATTTTCTTTAACAGCAAGTTCGGCCAATAGCCCAGGCGAACCTGAAAGTGCAGGACCTGATGCCAATACCGTTACACTGGTTTCCGGTCAAATGACAAGACTTGGAGAAGACAAGCCAAAGTATATCTATTGGCCTGTAACCGCTTCCTCAGGAGTTACCTTGGGCATAGGTTATGATATTGGAGGGAGAAGCAAGGCATCTGTAATCACCCAATTGACCGCTGCGGGTATGTCTGCAGACCAAGCAACCAAAATCGCAGAAGGTGCTGGTCTTAAAGGGGATGCGGCTAACCAATTTGTGATTGACAACCAAAAAAGTATCGGCACCATTGCTGACGCGGTGGCAGAGGCATTGTTTACGGACACCATGGCCGCCAAAAGAAAGGAGGCCAAGGCACTTGCGACCAGCAAAACCCCGAGCACGGATTCAGAAGGCAATTATGTAAATGCCCGCGGACGGGAAATGCAAGACCAAGTCGAAGAGGGTTCCTATGTGATGTCGGGCGAACAATGGGACCGACTGCATCCTGCGATGGTAGAACTCATTACTGACATGAAGTTCCACGGTGGGTTCTATGCCTATGACCGCATTGCCAAGGTAAACGCGATCTTGATTGCTCATGATGGCGACGATCTTGCACAATTCAAAGGTGTGGCAGCGCTGTTTGAAGCAGACGAAAACGGCGAAATCAGCTACATGGACAAATATCATGATAAAAACACCCCGAAAGAAGATCCGATGAACTATGAGACCTTCTTCGGACAAACCAAAGCAGAAATGAGTCGCTCCTGGCGGCGAAGAAATCGTGTGCGGTATGCTTTCCTACTGCAGGTGATCAAGGCTTTGGAGTCTGGAAAGGCCGTTGCCATGTCTGGGCAGGCCAACCTTCCGAGACCAGTAGCAACTCCTGTGGCCAAGAGCCCTGCATTCGCAGAAGGCGATAGGATACTTGCCACCGCAGAAACCGCAGGTGCAAGCCTTGAAACTGCCAAGGCACAAGATCCCACCACAAACGAATCCGGTGCTTCGGCCTCCGAGAAGCTTGTGAGAGGCGATTTGGATTCCATTGTCCCTTTGGCAGATTTATTCAAGGAAATCGGAAATGAAAAAGGGTTACCACCCGCGCTATTGGCGGCCATCGCTAGCCGGGAAACCAGTATCGGAAAAAAACTGAATGCCAACGATTGTACCCCTGATGGCAAACACACTGGAGTGATGGGCATCAACGACCAAGTCCATCCATCACCGGGAAATGAAGACCAAAGGTCCAACATTGTGCGTGCTGCTTCTATACTCGTGAACCTGCGCGCAGAAATCCAAGCAAAATTTCCAGCTTGGTCGCCCGCTTACCAGTTGCTAGGTGCAGTTACGGCCTACAATCAATCGGCGGGATTTGTAGCAAAGTGGGATGGGAAAGCCATCGAAGGAGACGATTTTGCTTCCGATACCTGGGCAAGGGCAAGGTACCTTGCAGCCCTCAAAATGTTTAGTGGCTTGGATCCGATTCCGGTGATCGATTCCAAGGACAAAGGAAAGGAAACAACCGATCCTGCGATACGACCAGCCGTGAAAAAAGGGCGGCTGATTGCCCAAAGTGTCGGCAGGGGCGGCATCAATCATCCAGACGATGTGCAGGCAGTTTTGCAACGGTTGTTAGAACTAGATGTGATCAGTCAGCAAGAAGCCGGCATTCAAACCGAATCGGCTGTTGGGGAATACGTGGAGCGGTATCAAAATCTGATATTCAACAAAGGTGCCGATGGATTGATGGAGCCGGGTAAGCTCACCGAAACAAAATTGATCAATGGAGAGCGCAACAAGCCAACTCCAACCAAAAAGCAGCCTTCTGAACCCAAGGGAGGACCCAAAGGGGATAAAAATCCACCCAAACGGAAAGAAAAGAACCCCAAGGCTGGTTCAAAACCCGAAGTTCCCGATTACAAATCCATTGCCGAACGTGTCAACCACGAAATGGTTGGCGGCTTTTTCTGGGGTGCTGGAACGGATGAAACCGGGATTAGCATCGCCCTCAGTGAGCTCCATCGAGACGCAACCCATATCAAAGAATTCAAAGCCGTTTACCAAACAATGTATGGAAGGGACCTCGTTGAGCATATCGACAGCGAG is a window of Bacteroidota bacterium DNA encoding:
- a CDS encoding DUF1851 domain-containing protein; translated protein: MFGRFFTAHPAFQIVQKPDRELIELYRLRVPDDLLEFWKQFGFGNFMNGYLKILHPSVYQGFMQATYSVYKEPTIVFGATGFGDLLIWEGEYVKQLNYRLGTTKNCGSSIEMLFDVRFARWDVVEQSMQAKQFRPAVERLGEPAFDECFAYVPALALGGSEKVENIQKVKLREHLSILSQIVGVIE
- a CDS encoding DUF1851 domain-containing protein → MFERFFAAHPQFQVAARPELSMVQSYEGRLPSEILEFWKAFGFGTFMNGYLKMVDPSLFQDFMRSSYNVFLEPATVFAATAFADLLIWEGDCVKQINYRTGSTKIHGDSIAAFFNLRLARWDIVELSMQAKQFRPAVERLGEPAFDECFAYVPALALGGSEKVENIQKVKLREHLSILSQIVGVIE
- a CDS encoding DUF308 domain-containing protein, with amino-acid sequence MIPENSVNAPKQQQPKENQGEHEDIWSSGFETKAGAFASPPPMQLTANAAEPLGQVVQRKGGLTPEQMALIASFGMQGAVSQLSEAEQTNLATFLEGFQLYSQASFGPSGGIERTYQAEGQGMQLAIEQLPGNQVKKTVHYYKGSFQFHHETIETQADGPEGAASENEEALTVELPTTFTESVFVPGKGIVSVGTDDLFKTEASTPIGVEAATPTLDRHLRYRREIEVKTADGREILIQVVGRTNLAKGNKDAASLAIKGDSQLEMRMLVKRWDGATSFEESFGKGNSLNEAIPTCAADGNFAELLLQPGTPDEAFLDAAIAKANTLLPALGKPEREDKKQIGTFEQEEGDPNSVKTDKQLANPEIVDPIGHAEKKPELIPWNEMTMEEKREEAWETFKEAFSWTELLMEILAGVAMMLIAIIGVKMIGPAMMVFLGGLAIAMGLWTIIAPYLDGKSTSVVEWIKGGLLIIGGAALIVSAVVTSPGWAPVAGGIALTAFLLYAIVELINSKMIYEEAIVAPTREEMQTKVKASAVEAKNGVRDLTLGFMTGKKMDKGVDALLEPFTKGGTSPTESIFANEESGGLGAASADEAVPKQVEEPMAAKEEEALIPKKEEIEEVGGIQKPTPSPQMDDVYLIQKGIVDQVKNGTITLKNRRQKGNFGEMDVDVALTEIGLKPLGRRITDLDAHTEHGIDHVYFKEGPPPLTLVVESKFGTSKLSKLADGTRQMSDVWIEARLRAAVGERKSTEILNTGYESVLAKVDGGGNITYLLLDASGKVVGKFNP
- a CDS encoding DUF1911 domain-containing protein codes for the protein MRTAFKSEAYFDRFLAESLEIFEETKAKLGAGEIRSDRIPAVRRSLFRHSLHRLIANYSYGVSIKELTPMYRESLSLISICWPDDGSEDMPDYLKDWYVKMLWMLSFGIFLNISDEDFAKIVSVWDKTGRQDWLIDYLIAYRIPDRPIVDTLIFPKPYAALKKAVDESDPHKRSAIVKHYLEKEWYSGQKGVYWYEDHKNVHDIFFGYWSFESAAVVKIAGIDDSSFRDNMYYPKDLL